The DNA sequence GGTAGGCCTGTTCGACCGCCAGCTCTGTTTCTGGAGCGAGACCATCTCGATCGACGGGTCAGACCTCGTCATGAATTGTCCCGATTGGGACTTCCGCTACTCGGAGCTGGCCGCCGAAGCCGCTGCTGCATTCGACAGCGGCCGGATCGCACACCATGCGCCGGAACAGATGGTGCTCGGGCAGCCCTATTTTCTCGAAATCGCGATTCAGCCAATCCAGAGCAACACGACAGAAGCTGAAGTTGACGACTCCCTGCGCGCCGTGATGGGAACGGGCTTGGCTGCTGACAGTTCGGAGCAGGCCTTTTCGCTGGAATTCGACACGGTCCGCGCAAGTCAGGTCATGATGGCCAATGCCACGGCCGACGCGTTTGACCTGACCCTGATGACCCCCGAAACCCAGCCCGTCGTGCCGGGAGAGCCGACCTTGTGGCAATGGAAAGTCGTTCCGCGCTCGGTCGGCACACCAAATCTGACGTTCACCGTGTCCCAGCGCGTCTCGGTCGAGGGTCAGAACCTTGCAAAAGTGGTCAAGACCATTCCCGTTTCGGTGAATGTGGTGTCACTGGACGTGCTGCTCGCCGATCCCGGCCCGGCAGCAGATGAAGCCGCGGATGCGCGCCGGTCAGCTGGATCGGACGAAGACACGGTGATGCCGCTGACCGGGTCCCTCACCGCGCCGCCCTCCGGCGTAAGCGATACCACGGAAATGAGTGTTGCCAACATTGCGAACGCCGCGTCCGGCCTGCTGCCGGATACGGAAATTGCCGGATGCACCTGGGTCAGTGGTCCCAATCCGGACCGGCAGGCCATGGTGCTCAGCAATCTGGCTTACGCCCCGCCGGTCAGCCGGCTTTCCGTGACGCATGAAGACGGCGACCGGATCACCGACGCACTGTCTGCGGTCGGGTTTTCGGTGCTGAAATGTCAGGACCTTGGCCAGCGCCAGACGGTTCGCGCGCTCAGCCTGCTTGGCCGCATGTCGAAAGCCCGCAAGGATGCCGGTGCCTATCCGGTCACCTTCTTCTATTATTCCGGCCATGGCGTGAATGTCGGCGGCACCAATTTCATCCTGCCCACGGACATTCCCGGCGCGTCTCCCGAAGAAATCCGGGATTTCGGTGTCAGTTTCGAACAGATATTCAATCGCGTGTCGACAACTGTCGCGCCCACCTCGTTTATCGTGTTCGATGCCTGCCGGACTGTCATGGATGATGAAAGCCGGGGCCTGATGCGGGCCTATAGCCCTGTAGGCTGGGCGTCCGGCGTGTTCCAGGCCTTCGCGACCGAGCCCGGCAAGACCGCTGCCGATGATGGCGTCTATTCCGAGGAGTTGTCCGTCCTGATCCGCACGCTCGATGACCCGGCCAATGTCGTGTTCAAACGTGTCCAGGATGCGGTCGCAGCGCGCACGGGACAAAAGCAGAGACCGGTCTACACCGACGGCACGACGGGCGGTGATTTCTACTTCATCCAGGACGCGGACTAGCCCCACCCCGGAATCAAAACACCGCCGAACCCCGTTCGGCGGTGTTGAAGTCCGGGTCTGGTCCTGCCGGCCTACGGGCTGACGGGAACCGGCTCCTTCGGCGCTTCGGGCTGAGGTGGCGGCGGGGGAACATCATGCTCCACCAGCGTGTCTTCCGGCGCCGGCGCAGAGCCGGACACGGCGCAACAACGCACCTGCATCTCGAGCACACGGCTGTTGAAGCGACATTTCTCGTCATTGATCTCGCGCAGTATGGACATGCCGCCCGCCCGGTAAGTGTAGCGGGTCTGGGTGCAACTGGTCAGAGCATAGCCCGGCCGACAGGTTCCGGTGTCGGAATTCTGGATGGTGCGGGTTTCGCACTGGACTTCCTTGCTGTTGGCCGCCTCCGCCAGAGCGAGGGCGGCGTCAGCCTGTGCCTGCGCCGCGTCTGCGCTGGCCTGTGCCCGCGCAGCCGCCTCCGTGGCGTTGTCGGCCATCGAGCGGGCCTGAGACAGGCGCATGTCCGTGTCTGCGAGCGCCGTCGTGTTGCCATCGATTTCCAGCTTGAGCTTGCACACCGCCTCGCCGGCCTTGTCCGGATTGGCGCAATATTCTGCCACTGACTGTTCAGCAGGTATCATCTGACAGCCTGCCAGAAGCGCGGTCGACAGGACCGCCCCTGCAAGGAATTTCCCACTACCCATATTGTTCTCCATTTCTGGCCCCAGCCATTTTGGCCGATATTCAAGGGGCACAGACCCGGAGCGTCAATGCCGCTCCCGCCTGAGGGGAGTCCTCAGGCTTTCAGTTTGTAACCCGACCGGAACATGAGCCAGACAGCAAAGATACCGGCCACAGCCAACAATCCGGTTACCCAGACCCCGACAATCACGGAGCTGTTGGCGACCCCGAGGAAACCATACCGAAACCCGTCAATCATGTAGAAGAATGGATCAAGCAGGGCCATTGTGTAGAAGGGCTCGGACATCACCTTGATGTCGTAGAAGGTGCCGGACAGGAAAGTGAGCGGCACGATCACGAAATTGGTGACCGCGGACAAATGGTCGAACTTGTCCGCCCAGATCCCGCCAATGGCGCCAAGTGCGCCGAGTGCAATCGCAGATGTAACGCTGAACCAGAGTATCGGCCAGAGATGGACGATGGTGAGGTCCGCCAGACCGCTGATCTGGATCCCGATGGCAGAAATCAGCGCAACGAGCAGCCCGCGCACAACCGATCCGCCAATGAAGCCGATGGTCAGCTCCATGGGCGACAGCGGCGGCATCAGGAAATCGACATAGGTGGAATTGAACTTGGCCTGCACGAGGCTGGAACTGGTATTCTGGAAGGCATTCTGAAGGATGGCCATCACGATCAGGCCCGGCGCCAGGAACTCGATATAGTTCAGCCCCTCGAAATCACCCATCAGCCGGCCACGGTCGCCGAAAGCAAGCTTGAACACCGTCATGAACAACAGGGTTGTCACCACGGGCGCAAACACGGTCTGCATCCACACCTTCATGAACCGGCCGATTTCCCGCTTGAATAGGGTCCAAAGCCCCAATCCATTGATACTGCCATACTGGCGGACGTTTCGCTGGGCGGAGCTCTGGGCGGCGGCTGTATCGGTCATCCGCGCTATCTAGGCATGATTGGACGAGTCTGCGAGGGGCAATGGACGGAAAAGTCACGGAAATTCGCGTGCCTGTTTTTTGTCCACAGGTCAGCACAGTTAACCACAAGATGTAGAAAGCCTGTGGAAAGCGTGCGCTGCATGTTGTGTTTCGTTTCGCTGCTGATACGATATCTAGGTGCTGAGCGGATGGCGCGTAGCGAGCCATCTCAATATATAGGGGCTGAAAGATCGTTGGTGTTAACGATCTTCATCCGAGCTGGGAGACATTGACCATGTCCTGGACCGAAGAACGGGTAAGCGTGCTGAAAAAACTCTGGGCGGAGGGCCATTCCGCTTCCCAGATCGCCAAACAGCTGGGCGGCGTGACCCGCAATGCCGTGATTGGGAAAGTGCATCGTCTTGGCCTGTCCGGTCGTGCGACGCCGTCCCGTCCGGTCAAGCGCCCGCCGCGTCTGGCGCGTCCGAAGCCACGGGTGATGCCGGACGGCAGCGTCAAGGTGGCCGCCCCCGCGGTGCCGGAAAAGACCGAGACCCGTCCGATCGAGCGCAGCACCGAAGTGATGGCGCCGCTGCCTCCGCTGCAGCAGGCCGATGGTGAGCCTGCTTCGATCCTCACGTTGCGGGACTCCATGTGCAAATGGCCGATTGGCGATCCGGCCGATCCGAAATTTGCCTTCTGCGGCCGGAAGGCTGATTGCGGTCCCTATTGTTCCGAACATGCCAAGGTGGCGTTCCAGCCTGCGCGCAAGCGCGACAGCCGGAAAGGCGCCTATGATTATGTCCGTCGCATCGCCGGCTAGACCCGGCACGCACCCTTGCGTCTGACAGGAAGCCCCCGAAGTCATTCTTCGGGGGCTTTTCCTTTCCTGGCAGACCCGCTCTCGCCTTCCTGACGAAACGCCTTTAAGCCGGTTTCCGTGACTGCTCCGACAACCCCCGACACGATCTACGCCGCCCCGGCCGAATGGGTCGCCACCGGGACCGGCGCGCAGGGAAACCTGTTCCTGACCGGGCGGGCGGGAACCGGCAAGACAACCATGCTGCGGAAATTCCTGGCTGGCGCGGGCGACAAGGCGATTGTCCTGGCCCCGACCGGCGTGGCGGCCATGAATGCCGGCGGCCAGACAATCCATTCCTTCTTCAAGTTTCCGCCGCGCCTGATTGAACCGACCGACATCAAGCGCCTGCGCTCGACGCGTCTCGTGAAAGCCATCGACACGATGATCATTGACGAGATCTCCATGGTTCGGGCCGACATGCTGGACGCCATCGACAAGAGCCTGAAGCTGAACCGCGCATCCAAGAGGCCCTTTGGCGGGGTACGCATGATCCTGTCGGGTGACCTGCACCAGTTGCCGCCGGTGGTATCCGGTCAGGAAGCGCCGATCCTGCAGGAACGTTATGGCGGCAGCTATTTCTTCAATGCGCCGGCCTTTCGCGAGGCGGAATTCTCGCTGCTGGCCCTGAAACATGTGTTCCGTCAGGCCGAGCCGCGCTTCCTGGCCCTGCTGGGAGCCTTGAGGACCGGCCGTGTCACGCCAAATGACGAGGCCGTTCTGCGCGGTCTGGTCAGTTCGAAATCGGCGGTCGAAGCGTCCGAAAGCCATGTCGTTTTGACTCCAAACAATGCCAATGCGTTTCGGATCAACCAGGCGCGGCTGGACGGGCTGAC is a window from the Hyphomonas sp. genome containing:
- a CDS encoding ATP-dependent RecD-like DNA helicase translates to MTAPTTPDTIYAAPAEWVATGTGAQGNLFLTGRAGTGKTTMLRKFLAGAGDKAIVLAPTGVAAMNAGGQTIHSFFKFPPRLIEPTDIKRLRSTRLVKAIDTMIIDEISMVRADMLDAIDKSLKLNRASKRPFGGVRMILSGDLHQLPPVVSGQEAPILQERYGGSYFFNAPAFREAEFSLLALKHVFRQAEPRFLALLGALRTGRVTPNDEAVLRGLVSSKSAVEASESHVVLTPNNANAFRINQARLDGLTTRSQTFEADVQGQFEEKAFPTEADLELKEGARVMLIKNDPEGRWVNGTLATVAGFSGSRVIVEIDDHVYEIEQTAWEKYRYELDPETKKVKREVVGTFKQVPLRLAYAVTIHKAQGLTLDKVFIDFDSGMFAHGQAYVAFSRARSLDGLSISRPLRPRDLVLDRDAFAFGKLETIEDTDAYLLARFAKSDDTLI
- a CDS encoding caspase family protein, with protein sequence MRRINLVSNLCALALAALLAACSAQQDAGQAYDPEPEPDPQFEVPPPPPPPPPPPMIDSPTEPEPPRASAPGSSPNPGRDRPGVSPELPGDIADEDENDEPGSPSLGFGEASDLEELRELHADNPAFLEWLDSFADGAEDLAALEPAAGASDTEFCQAEISAPRTLLITCDGAGSGTYSQATHRIEGDLTETLDLLARDLAGEGLEVGLFDRQLCFWSETISIDGSDLVMNCPDWDFRYSELAAEAAAAFDSGRIAHHAPEQMVLGQPYFLEIAIQPIQSNTTEAEVDDSLRAVMGTGLAADSSEQAFSLEFDTVRASQVMMANATADAFDLTLMTPETQPVVPGEPTLWQWKVVPRSVGTPNLTFTVSQRVSVEGQNLAKVVKTIPVSVNVVSLDVLLADPGPAADEAADARRSAGSDEDTVMPLTGSLTAPPSGVSDTTEMSVANIANAASGLLPDTEIAGCTWVSGPNPDRQAMVLSNLAYAPPVSRLSVTHEDGDRITDALSAVGFSVLKCQDLGQRQTVRALSLLGRMSKARKDAGAYPVTFFYYSGHGVNVGGTNFILPTDIPGASPEEIRDFGVSFEQIFNRVSTTVAPTSFIVFDACRTVMDDESRGLMRAYSPVGWASGVFQAFATEPGKTAADDGVYSEELSVLIRTLDDPANVVFKRVQDAVAARTGQKQRPVYTDGTTGGDFYFIQDAD
- a CDS encoding GcrA family cell cycle regulator yields the protein MSWTEERVSVLKKLWAEGHSASQIAKQLGGVTRNAVIGKVHRLGLSGRATPSRPVKRPPRLARPKPRVMPDGSVKVAAPAVPEKTETRPIERSTEVMAPLPPLQQADGEPASILTLRDSMCKWPIGDPADPKFAFCGRKADCGPYCSEHAKVAFQPARKRDSRKGAYDYVRRIAG
- a CDS encoding ABC transporter permease; protein product: MTDTAAAQSSAQRNVRQYGSINGLGLWTLFKREIGRFMKVWMQTVFAPVVTTLLFMTVFKLAFGDRGRLMGDFEGLNYIEFLAPGLIVMAILQNAFQNTSSSLVQAKFNSTYVDFLMPPLSPMELTIGFIGGSVVRGLLVALISAIGIQISGLADLTIVHLWPILWFSVTSAIALGALGAIGGIWADKFDHLSAVTNFVIVPLTFLSGTFYDIKVMSEPFYTMALLDPFFYMIDGFRYGFLGVANSSVIVGVWVTGLLAVAGIFAVWLMFRSGYKLKA